The Ahaetulla prasina isolate Xishuangbanna chromosome 14, ASM2864084v1, whole genome shotgun sequence genome includes a region encoding these proteins:
- the CYTH3 gene encoding cytohesin-3 isoform X1, which translates to MMEAFASRYCLCNPGVFQSTDTCYVLSFAIIMLNTSLHNHNVRDKPTAERFISMNRGINEGGDLPEELLRNLYESIKNEPFKIPEDDGNDLTHTFFNPDREGWLLKLGGRVKTWKRRWFILTDNCLYYFEYTTDKEPRGIIPLENLSIKEVEDPRKPNCFELYNPSHKGQVIKACKTEADGRVVEGNHVVYRISAPTPEEKEEWIKSIKASISKDPFYDMLATRKRRIANKK; encoded by the exons ATGATGGAGGCGTTTGCTTCCCGCTACTGCCTTTGCAACCCGGGGGTCTTCCAGTCTACAG ATACCTGCTATGTCCTCTCCTTTGCGATCATCATGTTGAACACCAGCCTGCACAACCACAACGTGAGAGACAAGCCAACGGCGGAGAGGTTTATATCTATGAACAGAGGGATTAACGAGGGAGGAGACCTCCCAGAGGAATTGCTACGG AATTTATACGAAAGCATTAAAAACGAGCCCTTTAAGATTCCAGAAGACGATGGGAACGATTTAACCCATACCTTTTTTAATCCAGATCGAGAAGGCTGGCTCCTGAAATTAG gcGGACGCGTAAAAACGTGGAAAAGGCGATGGTTTATACTGACTGATAACTGCCTCTATTATTTTGAATACACAACA GACAAAGAACCCAGAGGAATCATTCCACTGGAAAACCTCAGCATCAAGGAAGTTGAGGATCCAAGGAAACCA AATTGCTTTGAGCTGTACAACCCCAGCCACAAAGGACAGGTGATCAAAGCATGCAAGACGGAAGCGGACGGCCGGGTGGTCGAGGGCAACCACGTGGTGTACAGGATATCAGCTCCCACgcctgaagaaaaagaagagtggaTTAAATCCATCAA GGCAAGCATCAGCAAAGATCCTTTTTATGACATGCTGGCCACTCGGAAGCGACGGATTGCTAATAAGAAGTAA